One Frankia alni ACN14a DNA window includes the following coding sequences:
- the eccB gene encoding type VII secretion protein EccB produces MRSRRDQVNAHNYLVFRLTGALVRAEPDILESPTRRDLRGLITGGVAAILLLAVVAVWALISARGSTAWRKPGALIVDKSSGSRFLLVDGALRPVRNIASARLLTGRTVSPVVVPRTRLTGVPRGAPLGLTNAPDTLPDPSRLNKGVWRLCTRPGTAGAAGAAGAAGEDGPDAGPAMVLDVGVAPAKPRLGPDAGLLVSADGQQYLLWHGQRLLLARPWAADVLGFGAIIPTAVPRTWLDLVPPGPDLAPVAVPDAGAPGPPIGGQATRRGELFAVTTATGSVAHYILLGSGLTALSPTQFALARGEAGDAPEQPITPGDLATAARAVMAAPQSALPATPPPIRLPSAGESVCVESSPDPAGSTFDVVVSTVRAAAGRRTSGDTAIGVAAGGGALVVPRVLPRGSRAADVNKQPGVLVDGSGMAYPVTGDAIKALGYAPEQAVAAPWKLLALLPSGPPLTTPGRG; encoded by the coding sequence ATGCGCTCCCGACGAGACCAGGTCAACGCGCACAACTACCTGGTGTTCCGGCTGACCGGGGCGCTCGTGCGGGCCGAACCGGACATCCTCGAGTCGCCGACCCGCCGGGACCTGCGCGGCCTGATCACCGGGGGTGTGGCGGCGATCCTGCTGCTGGCGGTGGTCGCGGTCTGGGCGCTGATCTCCGCGCGGGGGTCGACGGCCTGGCGCAAACCCGGCGCCCTGATCGTGGACAAGTCGAGCGGAAGCCGGTTCCTGCTGGTCGACGGCGCGTTGCGGCCGGTGCGCAACATCGCCTCGGCCCGGCTGCTGACGGGCAGGACCGTCTCACCGGTGGTGGTGCCGCGCACCAGGCTGACCGGAGTGCCGCGCGGCGCCCCCCTCGGCCTCACGAACGCGCCGGACACGCTGCCCGACCCCAGCCGCCTCAACAAGGGCGTGTGGCGGCTGTGCACCCGGCCCGGCACCGCCGGTGCCGCCGGTGCCGCCGGTGCCGCCGGCGAGGACGGCCCTGACGCCGGGCCGGCCATGGTTCTCGACGTCGGCGTTGCCCCGGCGAAGCCCCGCCTCGGCCCCGACGCGGGACTGCTGGTCTCCGCCGACGGGCAGCAGTACCTGCTCTGGCACGGGCAGCGGTTGCTGCTGGCCCGGCCCTGGGCCGCGGACGTGCTGGGCTTCGGCGCGATCATCCCCACCGCCGTTCCCCGGACGTGGCTGGACCTGGTGCCGCCCGGGCCGGATCTGGCCCCGGTCGCCGTGCCGGACGCCGGGGCGCCCGGACCGCCGATCGGGGGTCAGGCCACCCGGCGGGGCGAGCTGTTCGCGGTGACGACGGCGACCGGATCGGTCGCCCACTACATCCTGCTGGGGTCCGGGCTGACCGCGCTGAGCCCGACCCAGTTCGCCCTGGCCCGAGGCGAGGCGGGCGACGCACCGGAGCAGCCGATCACCCCGGGGGACCTCGCCACCGCCGCGCGCGCCGTGATGGCGGCGCCGCAGAGCGCGCTGCCGGCGACGCCGCCGCCGATCCGGCTGCCGTCCGCGGGCGAGTCGGTCTGCGTCGAGTCCTCGCCGGACCCGGCCGGCTCCACGTTCGACGTCGTGGTCTCGACGGTGCGTGCGGCCGCGGGCCGGCGGACGTCCGGCGACACCGCCATCGGTGTCGCCGCGGGTGGTGGCGCCCTGGTCGTACCCAGGGTGCTGCCGCGGGGCAGCCGGGCGGCGGACGTGAACAAGCAGCCGGGTGTCCTGGTCGACGGTAGCGGCATGGCCTACCCGGTGACCGGGGACGCGATCAAGGCGCTCGGCTACGCGCCGGAGCAGGCCGTCGCCGCGCCCTGGAAGTTGTTGGCGCTCCTGCCCTCGGGACCGCCGCTGACGACGCCGGGACGGGGGTGA
- a CDS encoding WXG100 family type VII secretion target gives MPDQSLVADEATTINMIKAFDNCQDECNNIQQTIDGASSMLFSTWGGVAANKYRDAISGWQNGFNEVRQALNLLNESMVSYAKTTTSTEDDALMIGSSWAQGLT, from the coding sequence ATGCCAGATCAGTCTCTCGTCGCCGATGAAGCCACCACCATCAACATGATCAAGGCTTTCGACAACTGCCAGGACGAGTGCAACAACATCCAGCAGACGATCGACGGCGCCAGCTCCATGCTCTTCTCGACGTGGGGTGGCGTCGCGGCCAACAAGTACCGCGACGCCATCTCCGGCTGGCAGAACGGCTTCAACGAGGTTCGGCAGGCGCTGAACCTGCTGAACGAATCGATGGTCAGCTACGCGAAGACCACGACCAGCACCGAGGACGACGCCCTGATGATCGGCTCAAGCTGGGCCCAGGGACTCACCTGA
- a CDS encoding WXG100 family type VII secretion target — translation MATYQFSPNGALDTADELTFVTKKLEESLADLMSKVQLFIQANAGSAPENYTLAQQQWNKGQQDMELSLAVGRQKLEEIHNQYVLGDRKGASVFGSLL, via the coding sequence ATGGCCACCTACCAGTTCAGCCCGAACGGTGCCCTCGACACCGCGGACGAACTCACCTTCGTTACCAAGAAGCTCGAGGAGTCGCTCGCCGATCTCATGTCCAAGGTGCAGCTCTTCATCCAGGCCAACGCGGGTTCCGCGCCGGAGAACTACACGCTGGCCCAGCAGCAGTGGAACAAGGGCCAGCAGGACATGGAGCTGTCCCTCGCGGTGGGCCGACAGAAGCTCGAGGAGATTCACAACCAGTACGTGCTGGGTGACAGGAAGGGCGCGAGCGTCTTCGGCTCGCTCCTCTGA
- a CDS encoding YbaB/EbfC family nucleoid-associated protein, translating to MALFDESQVEAALAELAHTEEVTERIRRQGAEASYRTSDKNKLLSVTVGGQGEIRDLTFRGDGYRDLAPAELADLLVKTIERARQEVRRRVLVGMQELMLELPSPVGGLAEAGSAEELVEELLGMFTRNMPDDGRELAPPEEDGRWR from the coding sequence ATGGCGCTGTTCGACGAAAGCCAGGTGGAAGCCGCGCTGGCCGAGCTGGCGCACACCGAGGAGGTCACGGAGCGGATCCGGCGGCAGGGCGCGGAGGCGAGCTACCGGACGAGCGACAAGAACAAGCTGCTCTCGGTCACCGTCGGTGGCCAGGGCGAGATTCGTGATCTCACCTTCCGCGGTGACGGCTACCGGGATCTCGCCCCGGCCGAGCTGGCCGATCTCCTGGTGAAGACGATCGAGCGGGCTCGTCAGGAGGTCCGTCGGCGTGTCCTGGTCGGCATGCAGGAACTGATGCTGGAACTGCCGTCTCCCGTGGGCGGCCTGGCCGAGGCCGGGTCGGCGGAGGAACTCGTGGAGGAGCTGCTCGGGATGTTCACCCGGAACATGCCCGACGACGGCCGCGAGCTTGCTCCGCCCGAGGAAGACGGGCGCTGGCGGTGA